Part of the Pecten maximus unplaced genomic scaffold, xPecMax1.1, whole genome shotgun sequence genome, TaggtcgggtgacacagtggtaacacacttgcctttcacctaggcgaccggggttcgattccctgatcggatGTGAAAGTTATGGGGTCACTTGCCTGACCACGTGGTCTTTCTTGGATTATTCCGGCTTCCTTCCATTCCAAGAACCCTGGCGCACTCAGGCTTTCCGAGCCATCAAGCGTGACGAATATAAGATAATGTATGTCTAACTTGTTTTCGcgattgttgtaaaataaatgaagcaCTTATCCAAAGCGTTGgatgtgaaattaaaaaaaataaaataataataataataatgctaataaaaaaaaacaacaaaaaacaaacaaacaaaaacaaacaaaatcttgtCAGTCACTCATTCTATTTACAACGGCTCTCATATCTTTCAGTTTCTTGTGACACAAATATGTCGGCCATCTCTCTTTACCATGATATGGAAATCGATGTTATTCACTTGATACCTTAAACCTTTGATAAATTAAAAACCAATATGTATTAAATTAAAGCTTCAGGTACTAAGATCAAGTCTGTTGGTCAAGATGTTGGCTGTTTAATGTCCCTAGCCCCACTGACGAGTCCAATTAGGACAAAACAGCTTTACGATGTGCCTGACATCATTGACGAATCTTGgcaggacgaaacagctgtatgatgtccctagtatcattGACGAATcgtaaaaggacgaaacagctgtccGATGTCCCTAACctcattgacgagtcctagaagtgcaacacagctatatgatgtccctaacatcactgacgagtctaaGAAGGGTAacacagctgtattatgtctcttacatcactgaagagtcctagaaggacgaaacagctgtatggtgtccccaGCATctctgacaagtcctagaagtgcaacacagctgtatgatgtccctaacatcactgacgagtcctagaaggtcgaCACAGCCGTATGATGTACCtgacatcattgacgagtcctagaatggtaacaaagctgtatgatgtccctgacatcactgacgagtcctagaaggtcgaCACAGCCGTATGATGTACCtgacatcattgacgagtcctagaatggtaacaaagctgtatgatgtccctgacatcactgacgagtcctagaaggtcgaCATAGCcgtgtgatgtccctaacatcactgatgagtcctagaatgacgacaCAGATGTCCGATGCATGCATGTACATATGAGTATTTGTTGATTTGCCCATAGTTGTGCAGATCTTGTACCTCCActcagtggccgagtggttaaggtgtcccgacactttatcactagccctccacctctgggttgcgagttcaaaacctacgtggggcagttgccaggtactgaccgtaggccggtggtttttctccgggtactccggctttcctccacctccaaacctggcacgtgcttaaatgaccctggcagttaataggacgctaaacaaaataaaccaacaaaCCTCCAAAACACTGAATTGAATGTTTTTATAAGGCCAGCTGTTTTCCAAATGTCTCTAACTGATATAATCGCTGTATCCTCTCTTTAGCTGGGTTAACGTATTGATGAAATGATACTGAACCCAGAGAGTCTCTGTATTCCCTGATTGCTCTCTGTGTGTCTCCAACCATCTCATAGCAGATACCAAGGAGATTGTGGACTATCCAGTTCTTGCTGCCACCCTGTTCCCTGTCATACTTTACAGCTCGAAGGTAGTCCAATGCTGTGTCACGTCTCCTAGCGTGGCCGAGTTCGTGGTAACACAGGAAAGACAGGAACAGGGCGAAGGGAAGTGGAGGAACACCCAGAGGACATTTTTCGACCTCCAGATGCAACTGTGACGGATAGAAATGTAAAGCATTCTGTGTGAACATGATATCTGATACACAGACAGCCTTACATTTCTGTAGCAGGGTATACCCCCGTCCACAGAAGCGTTGCTCATATTTGTCTTTGCAGTGAAAGTCTAAAACATAAATTTTAAAAGACGAAATCATGTTTCCACATATTTCCAGGGCTTTACTGTAATTCCCAGTCTGGTAGTAATATGTTGCTAATGTTAACTCTCCTGGACTTGTACACATTGATGCAATTGGTGTCAGAAGTTTCTTGGATTTCCTGAGCGATTTGTACTTCTCTTTATTTCCCCTCGCTGTATTATGTTTCTGGAAACCCTCCATTCCTTTGTGACATACCGCCATTGCCATAAATGTGTAAGGTATGAATTCATCCATGTCTGACTGTGATTTTGAGAGGAGTGAAAGAGAAGCAGGAATTACCTTGGGAGAACACTTACATACGAATGAGAATGTGTCAACCAGCACCACTTCATCACACACCAGTTCTAATCGTGTTGAAGGAGGTAGAACATATTCCCAGTCTCCATTCCTTACTCTATCAACAAGTTCTCCTATGGATGGTTGTATGAATGTTCCAACTGAAAGACAACCCCATTTCTTATCATAGAGATCAACCAGAAAATGAAGGAGCTTTCGTTGATTTTCACCGTGAACTTTCCCAAGAAACATATTGTTTCCTTTAATGAAGTAATTAGGACAATATCCTGTCTTCACCCATGTTATCAGAATGTTTAAACATAATATGAAACagagaaatgtgtatttttcttGCCAAAGCAGACCAGGCGTGTTTTCCACTGCGTGGAAAATAACAgtttttataatatatgatgATATGATATCTATATCTCCTGCTAACTGTTTCAACATGTCAGATATCTGTTTGAGGAAGTACTTGAGAAGTCCGTACACTAAATATTGTACATGAGTGAGAGAATACATGAGTTTCCTTTCCGCAGTCGTGAACGAAATCCTCCATTGTAGGAATGTGTCAGCAGACGTTTTGTCTCCCACAGGGACAAGATGACAACCACCTTGTACTATCTGATCTCTCAAAGCTTGATCTGGCCAGTTATAAAGGCGGGGCCTAGTCACCCACTCACCTGCCTCCTTAGGCCAACGATAACACCGGAAAGATTTCACATAATCTACATTTAAGTTATTATGTTCATATTCCATAGTACAAGCTGGACCATGAATTTCCGTGGGCAACTGGAAGTGTCCGCTCATGCTATCCTGGTCACATCTTGTGTATATTTCACTTGATATGAAATATGCATCTCTATCTGGAATAATAGATTCGATCACGTGTTCATGAACTCTTTCGCCCAGCTGAACTAATTCCAGGGTTACATAGCCAGGTCTGCTGTCAGCGTCTCTCATCACTAAAACTGTTTTATCCTTGTAGTCTGATTGAAAACTAGTATCCGGATATTGGCACAAAACTATCACAGCCTTATCATGTAGCATCATGTCGACGTCCGAGCCTTGCATGACCACTCCTTCGGCTACGCTTCCTGTATCGAATCCTTGGAGACATGTTGTTTCTTGATTGTTAAAGTGCTCCATTAAAACTGTCATCCTTCTCCTGGCGGCCACAACCTCACGACTCCCTATAAACCTGTCGAGGACGTGATACAGGAACCAGGAATTCTCATATTGCTCACCCTGATTTGCCATTTTCCAAATGTAGCAGATCCAGAAATCTGAGGAGGAAATTGAAAAAGTAAATTATCATGACAATATCTGAACTtaataaaagacattttaacAACCTTTAAACTTACCAAAATATCTCTATTTGATAAATTTTCACTAACTGTTGTTAGGCGCGATTCATTCTCCTAATTCTCTCTTTGTAGGTGTGGGATTTGTTTTTCTGAATTCACCTGTTTAGGGACGAGGGAGAGCCCTATAATACGGCCTGTTGTATTCCACGGTATGTGTGTCTCTCGCAGAATCCGTGTCATCTTTCAGAGGGGACATCAAAGAGACCAAACCTGATCTCCTGTCCCCATTACAAGACGTGCGATCTTAACTTATCCTTTCTTTCTTGCCTTTTTCCCCTTACTCTTtctttctgttttatttttcactCCTACCAAACCGATATCTTGTTTTTAAAATTCTGTTATTCGATTCCTGCACACTTATGCCACAGTGATTTTGTTCACTTTGTCGACACTGTATggaccgagtcaatgtgtcggatatgacagtgtgtcggtaaagtaaGTGTGTCGTATATGatagtgtgtcggtaaagtaagtgtgtcggatatgacagtgtgtcggtaaaatcAACAATAGCATTGGGACATGTTGCCATTCTGTTGAATATCACGGGTCGAATGTTACAGGATGTCGTTGAAGTCATTCTTTGATATGTTCGCGATTTTTTTACCCCCGAAAATAAGCggctttattgcatttttgccagtgaaagatagtgatttatcaaattaataaaacatattttcattacagcgatgagcagtgaaaatttaagaattgcagtgaaaatataagattttgcagtgaaaatataagattttgcagtgaaaatataagttttccgtttttgaccaatcagatcggacctttgtattcaccttgttgaaacttgccgatttttccaatcgaagcggagatagataaattggttattttgctgtatttctgatatttttagacaagtttttgacaaaatactcacttgacgtagctattcatgcacaaaTTATCCTATAACAGAAGAAAACGCGTAAATTGCGTTGCGttgagtaacgtcacaaagagatgacgtcattaccaATTCccacactttttgacactattaatttttcgatgattttgattgttttttttttttaagttatgaaatgcaataaaaagaaaattgaatggtttcccgttaaatataacatatttcactcgtatgacagaatatttccatatcaaaataaatatggatATTCTGCCATACTCGTGaactatatgttatattaaacgggaaaccattcaatatcctctatatatacagtatattatatctgtttAAAATCATAACAAGATGACGTCATTGATCAAAGGCTACTGCAGCATAATCTATGTGAACGCGTGTATGAGGGCATTGGACGGGTTTGTGGTCTATACTCACTTTGATAAACAGAGAGCAAAAAGAGAACATCGTTATGTCCTCTCTCAAGTTGttaattgttgttatttatttagtACATAACACCGATTGACTTGTCGATGTAGACAGTGTCGTATGTCAGGACTACACACTATTTGCGTCAACCTAACAATGGGGAGGACAGCGATCCCagatttgatttgatttcatTCATATACGAATATCATATCAAAAGCTGCCGTCTTAATACATTAATAAGAAAACCTATACTCACTTTAGACCTTACCCCTGGCCACTTGAGCGTAAAAGTACGTGAATTATGATCAGTTACAGTCTGAAGACAATCGTCAGATCTTAATATTACATAGTATTGCTAGGAATAAATTAAACTATCGTCAGCCATCCAAACATTCTTTTacaatccaagatggcggctaaCATAGCTAAAAGGGACAACATCGGTAACGACTACTTCACAAAAACTGAATAGTGTTATAACTACATACGTGATAAACTTTCCCGAATTCGAAAGGCAGTAATTCATAGATTCATCGGAATGTGGTTAGAATATGTTGACATGCATtacacataaaatgtatatttatatattttgaaatcttaCCGGGAAGGGATAAGTGAGATCCAATGACGTTTTCATGAGGAATGACACGAAATACACCTGGTCGGGTCCAGTTGGTGAAGAGATGGTACCCCTTCGTTGTAAATGTATTTCTCACATCTTCATCACAATATGTAACTTGTTAATAAGAGGCGAAGATACAGGTGTGTCTCGTTAGCCCTTCCTAAGTAAAAGCCTAAAAAGCTCTGCTTGAATGCTTTTCTGTTGCAGAGGAATGTTAAAAATAGCCTACCCAATGACTCCGTCATGGTCTGTCTGTTGCTAAAGGGTAAATATACACGTATCTGTATATAGAGTTACAGGTACTGTAATACTGGTAGTATTTATGTATGGTTTTCTTCCCCTTCTGCCTTTTATGTTAAACACTTTTTATTGGATTAGCGTTGCTAGTCTAAACTGttaacatgtaatttgtttaactacatgtatctaaaaaTGTTGGATTGTATCACAAGACTTGAGTAACCATAGCCACTTTTTGGTTGTAAACTAATCGTGAgtgtacaaatatatttttgccagtgaaatatatagaggatattgaatggtttcccgtttaatataacatatatttcacgagtatgagagaatatcaatatattacGAGTGAAAATATAGGATTTTGCtgtgaaaatgtaagttttttgtttttttaccaaTCAGAGAGCACCTTTGTATTCTCCTCATAGGAACTTGATGATATTTCCCATCCAAGCGAAGAAAGATAGATGGGTTATTtcgctgtatttctgaaatattcagactagtttttgacaaaatgctCACTTGGCGTTAGCTTTTAATGCACAGGTTCTCCGTTAACAGCAGAAAACGATTAATttgcgctgatcagtcctttcaaaatgacgTGGAGTAAAGTCACAAAGAAACGACGTCATGAATTGTGTTACTGATAACCGCATTTTTTGACATTATtaatttttctatgtttttagtttgttttaagcataaacatacaataaaaaggaaattgaTTGTTTTCCGACTGAATACAACATATACTGtttatttcactcgtatgacagaatatgtagaggatattgaatggtttcccgtttaatataacatatatttcacgagtacgacagaatattgatattttcacgagtgcgaagcacgagtgaaaagtatcgaaatattctgtcatacgagtgaaaatatttatatttaacgggaaaccattcagttttctttttattgcatttaataaacttaaaaacaaaattaaaaacatcgaaaaattaatagtcaAAAAGAtcgggaatcagtaatgacgtcatctctttgtgacgttactccacgtcaacatgacggcgccattttgaaaggactgatcagcgcaatttaagcgttttctgctgttataggagaatctgcGCATGACTAGCTAACGTCAAGTTAGTATTTAGTCAAAAACTGGTCAGAATATTTCAAagatacagcaaaataaccaatttatctatctccgcctcgattggaaaaatcggcaagtttcaacgaggtgaatacaaaggtccgctctgactggtcaaaaacggaaaacttatattttcactgcaaaatcttatattttcactgcaaaatcttaatATCCACTGTTCATCgctacagtgaaaatataagttttattagtttcataaatctctatatttcactggcaaaaatgcaataaatcgATATTTTTCACACGTGCtttgtcatactcgtgaaatatatgctttattcaacgggaaaccatgcaatatcctctatatatttttacCATGTTTCGCTTGATGTTGTTTCGCCTTTTTGTCCATTTAACTAATAATTTTTACCGTTTTTTGGCCCTAATGACCTTCAGAGTTTTGACGGGCCGTTAAGAACTATAGCTTACCTTTTTCTGTACATTACACAATGGTTATGCAAGTTTTATATACTTATTGAAATGTGAGCAGCCCTCATATTTGTAGCATTAAGATTGTATTCTGGTAATGAAATGTGCATACAATTTGTGTAAATAATAgcatttattttctttgtaataaaTGCCTGTTATTTTTGATGGATCTCTTGTTTgggttatttccctttgatCAGTGAGTAGTCTAATTTGAACAGTTAGTCTAGAGTTATCGTTCTTGAAATTCTACTTCCTGTTGGTACATGCGAGGGAAAATATCAATCAAGCTATTTTGGTGGTAATGTATCCTCATTATTGTTTATGCTATTgaaaatttcattcaatttaaTACGGTGAATATGTTGAGAATGTTTCTAAGATGGATGGATCACGATTGTTGTTGGATGTTAGGCAGATTTTGGCATATTGATTAATAATCGAGAAGCGAAAATATTTGACCCACTTTGCATGGCGAGATGCCGTTGTCCGGTAAATCAATCATTCTGCTATTTCTATAACGTATTACATCGTTGCTTATGAAGCCATCCTTTATGTATTTGTTAAGTCATGCAACACTTCACTTCGTATGATATTTGAGTTTGTGAACAAAATTTTTGAATTACTACTTGTGTGAAAATTTAACGGGGGTCGTCTCAAAAGCAAAAAATATTATAACGGTACAGAATGGAAAGTTGAAAAAAGGACATCGTGATAAAAGTACCTGATATATCGTCACGGAATTATTCTTCGGCAGAGAGTTCGGTATCTATCATTTTCTACTTCGACGTCTTCGTATTTGGAGACAAGTCTTTATTTGGGGGTCGTTTCAAAAACAGAATGTGGATTATGTATCATGGGCTGTTGTTaaacttattgttttatttgtgacATACAAAATTGTTGGGTTGGACAATTGCTGAGTAATCGAATTTGCAAATAGATCAATATAATTTGTGTAATGGTATGTGTATTCATGGTTTATTCTATGGCTAATACTTATATATGGACCTGTATTTCTTATAATATAAGGCTCATTCAGGAAATAATAAGAGGtttatgatatttaatactTTACTTTAAAGACCTGTATGTCTTATTTGGTATTAACTCCATAATTCCATATGGGTGATGTAGATTTAAGATAAAATTACAAAGGCTTGTTTGATTTATTATGCTGCTATTCAGATGCatgctatatataaaacaatcgcTTATTAAGTTAATCAGAATGATGTAAGGAAATATTGTTAAACAGTAAAAGATGTgatgatttaaataaagaaaaacttattattgtttttcttcttcgAGTGGATACGGGACATCATGTCAAGTACAAGAAAGAAAAGACTGACAGAAACAAGGGCACAGGTAGATGCTGAAGTCCAAACCGTGACGGGGCAGCAGGCTACCAACTCATCTGGAGTGATGGATATACCGCAGGACGTAGAATTAGAACCTGATCAGGGTGAGGATCCGCAACCAATCCCGTCCATTTACAATTCTTTGGGCACAAATGTGTCGGAagcaaacaaagaaaaaattataTCAGGGAGGTACATTGATCTTGGTGTATTGTTACACCATGGGGGTGAAGAAAAAGATCCGAAGATCTCGTTTAATAAACAAGGTCAGTTGGTGGCAAAGTATACATCATCAGAAAAAATATTCACAATAGAAAGGTGGACCGATGCATTTTTGGTCTATGTAACAATATATGGGTCAGCACATCCTTGTAAATATCCAGACCTTATCAAATATATGCACAGTGTACGTCTTGGGACATTAAAATTCTCAAAGGGTCTTGGTTGGAAAAATTATGACCAGCAATTCCGATTAAAGATG contains:
- the LOC117318750 gene encoding uncharacterized protein LOC117318750 — translated: MANQGEQYENSWFLYHVLDRFIGSREVVAARRRMTVLMEHFNNQETTCLQGFDTGSVAEGVVMQGSDVDMMLHDKAVIVLCQYPDTSFQSDYKDKTVLVMRDADSRPGYVTLELVQLGERVHEHVIESIIPDRDAYFISSEIYTRCDQDSMSGHFQLPTEIHGPACTMEYEHNNLNVDYVKSFRCYRWPKEAGEWVTRPRLYNWPDQALRDQIVQGGCHLVPVGDKTSADTFLQWRISFTTAERKLMYSLTHVQYLVYGLLKYFLKQISDMLKQLAGDIDIISSYIIKTVIFHAVENTPGLLWQEKYTFLCFILCLNILITWVKTGYCPNYFIKGNNMFLGKVHGENQRKLLHFLVDLYDKKWGCLSVGTFIQPSIGELVDRVRNGDWEYVLPPSTRLELVCDEVVLVDTFSFVCKCSPKVIPASLSLLSKSQSDMDEFIPYTFMAMAVCHKGMEGFQKHNTARGNKEKYKSLRKSKKLLTPIASMCTSPGELTLATYYYQTGNYSKALEICGNMISSFKIYVLDFHCKDKYEQRFCGRGYTLLQKCKAVCVSDIMFTQNALHFYPSQLHLEVEKCPLGVPPLPFALFLSFLCYHELGHARRRDTALDYLRAVKYDREQGGSKNWIVHNLLGICYEMVGDTQRAIREYRDSLGSVSFHQYVNPAKERIQRLYQLETFGKQLAL